One genomic window of Devosia salina includes the following:
- a CDS encoding 2,4'-dihydroxyacetophenone dioxygenase family protein — MPELAKTEFWKDLKPITRVFQPDALPEVYLANAPTEDEHYYVPFTETVSSRPLWISPTQNKWCDILMAKRAGLVNRHYHPHEVFALTLSGKWGYLEHDWTATKGDFVYETPGEGHTLVAYEHEEPMKVFFTVTGPLIWLDENGEPNGFFDVHNYIAMCRDHYDKVGIGADYVNSLFR; from the coding sequence ATGCCCGAACTGGCAAAGACTGAATTCTGGAAGGACCTGAAACCCATCACCAGGGTGTTCCAGCCCGATGCGCTGCCCGAAGTGTACCTTGCCAACGCCCCGACCGAGGACGAGCACTACTACGTGCCCTTTACCGAAACGGTCTCGTCGCGGCCGCTATGGATTTCGCCGACGCAAAACAAGTGGTGCGACATCCTGATGGCCAAGAGGGCGGGGCTGGTGAACCGGCACTATCACCCGCACGAGGTCTTCGCGCTGACGCTGTCAGGCAAGTGGGGATATCTGGAACACGACTGGACCGCCACCAAAGGCGACTTCGTCTATGAGACCCCGGGCGAGGGACACACCCTTGTCGCCTATGAACACGAAGAGCCGATGAAAGTGTTCTTCACCGTCACCGGTCCGTTGATCTGGCTCGACGAAAACGGGGAGCCCAACGGCTTCTTCGACGTCCACAACTACATCGCCATGTGCCGCGACCACTACGACAAAGTGGGGATTGGCGCAGACTACGTGAATTCGCTGTTCCGGTAG
- a CDS encoding aldehyde dehydrogenase: MDQLGLLIGNEDQQATGGGVFNRLNPITGEVATCAAAATVDDAQRAADAAAAAFPTWSKSSPKERRKILLKAADVLEEKGPLFVAAMGAEIGATAGWAMFNVMLAADMLREAASLVTQIKGEIVPSNRPGSTAMAVRQAAGVVLAMAPWNAPVILGVRSLATPLACGNTVVMKTSELCPRTHRLIVESLLEAGLPKGALNAVSNAPHDAAEIVEALIAHPAVRRVNFTGSTRVGRIIAEKAGRHLKPALLELGGKAPFIVLDDADLDEAVAAAAFGAYMNQGQICMSTERIVVDNTVADDFVEKLATKARTLVAGDPVKGQTPLGSVVDATAATRIDQLVKDAVGKGAVLAAGGKIEGTLIDATVLDKVTPSMRIYAEESFGPVVTVVRVGSIDEAVRVANDTEYGLSSAVFGKDVNRALAVARRIESGICHVNGPTVHDEAQMPFGGVKASGYGRFGGNWGIAEFTELRWITVQDGPIHYPI, encoded by the coding sequence ATGGACCAACTGGGCTTGCTCATTGGCAATGAAGATCAACAGGCGACCGGTGGTGGCGTCTTCAATCGCTTGAACCCCATCACCGGCGAAGTGGCAACCTGTGCCGCAGCTGCGACGGTGGACGACGCGCAGCGCGCCGCCGATGCCGCTGCGGCGGCCTTCCCGACCTGGTCGAAGTCCTCCCCCAAGGAGCGTCGCAAGATCCTCCTCAAGGCGGCCGATGTGCTTGAGGAAAAGGGTCCACTTTTCGTCGCCGCCATGGGCGCCGAAATCGGCGCTACCGCCGGCTGGGCCATGTTCAACGTCATGCTGGCGGCCGACATGCTGCGCGAGGCCGCCAGTCTGGTGACCCAGATCAAGGGCGAGATCGTACCCTCCAACCGGCCAGGCTCTACGGCCATGGCCGTGCGTCAGGCCGCTGGCGTGGTTCTGGCCATGGCGCCCTGGAATGCGCCGGTCATCCTGGGTGTCCGCTCGTTGGCGACGCCGCTGGCCTGCGGCAATACGGTCGTGATGAAGACCTCCGAGCTCTGCCCGCGCACGCATCGTCTGATTGTCGAGAGTCTGCTCGAGGCCGGCTTGCCCAAAGGTGCCCTCAACGCTGTTTCCAATGCTCCGCATGATGCCGCCGAAATCGTCGAGGCCCTGATCGCCCACCCGGCGGTACGTCGTGTGAACTTCACCGGCTCGACCCGCGTGGGCCGCATCATCGCAGAAAAGGCCGGTCGCCACCTCAAGCCCGCCCTGCTCGAACTGGGCGGCAAGGCCCCCTTCATCGTGCTCGATGATGCCGACCTCGACGAGGCGGTCGCGGCGGCGGCTTTCGGCGCCTATATGAATCAGGGCCAGATCTGCATGTCCACCGAGCGCATTGTCGTTGACAACACTGTCGCTGACGACTTCGTCGAAAAGCTCGCGACCAAGGCCAGGACCCTCGTCGCCGGCGACCCGGTCAAGGGCCAGACGCCGCTAGGTTCGGTGGTTGACGCAACCGCCGCGACCCGCATCGACCAATTGGTCAAGGACGCCGTGGGCAAGGGCGCGGTGCTGGCCGCCGGCGGCAAGATTGAAGGCACACTGATCGATGCGACTGTGCTCGACAAGGTCACGCCCTCGATGCGCATCTATGCCGAAGAATCCTTTGGTCCGGTGGTGACCGTGGTCCGTGTCGGTTCAATCGACGAGGCCGTTCGTGTCGCCAACGATACCGAATATGGTCTGTCCTCCGCCGTCTTCGGCAAAGACGTCAACCGGGCGCTGGCCGTGGCCCGCCGCATTGAAAGCGGCATCTGCCATGTCAACGGACCGACCGTGCATGACGAGGCGCAGATGCCCTTTGGTGGCGTCAAGGCTTCCGGCTATGGCCGCTTCGGCGGCAATTGGGGCATCGCCGAATTTACCGAATTGCGCTGGATCACGGTGCAGGACGGACCCATCCACTATCCGATCTGA
- a CDS encoding DUF2087 domain-containing protein: MSRQIHSLSIADLSAFTKSLRAQLGRLDGQPSHAELLNMLARAAGYRNHQHLKALTEDAPQPEPVDLKLVEKVSRHFDADGVLLRWPSKNSLQPLCLWVLWSRMEPGRDYADRENTELLNAWASFGDHALLRRAMVDMGYVTRTPDGRTYRRIEQKPPAELSALLKRIMPQDA, translated from the coding sequence ATGTCGAGACAAATCCATTCCCTTTCCATTGCCGACCTGTCGGCCTTTACCAAGAGCCTGCGCGCGCAACTGGGCCGTCTTGATGGCCAACCGAGCCATGCCGAACTGCTCAATATGCTGGCCCGCGCGGCGGGCTATCGCAATCACCAGCACCTCAAGGCGCTGACCGAGGACGCGCCGCAGCCGGAGCCGGTTGACCTCAAGCTGGTGGAAAAGGTGAGCCGGCATTTCGATGCCGACGGGGTCTTGCTGCGCTGGCCTTCAAAGAACAGCCTGCAGCCACTCTGCCTGTGGGTCCTGTGGTCGCGGATGGAGCCGGGGCGCGACTATGCGGACCGGGAAAACACCGAATTGCTCAATGCCTGGGCGAGTTTTGGCGACCATGCCCTGCTGCGGCGCGCCATGGTGGACATGGGCTATGTGACGCGGACGCCGGATGGCCGGACCTACCGCCGGATCGAGCAGAAGCCGCCGGCCGAATTGTCGGCCCTGCTCAAGCGCATTATGCCGCAAGACGCCTGA
- a CDS encoding branched-chain amino acid ABC transporter permease, whose protein sequence is MTRTILVSILVVLGLAALAWMPTQLGAYGVGLLLGMTGYVALASAWALFSGPTRYVSLATVAFFGIGAYTVAVLSETLPYWAVLMAAAAIGLAVALIVGLATLRLAGVYFVIFTFGLAELIRQLVTWYEVNITGTLGRYIFLPITAEQIYWQLLAIAAVTIAIGWLISRSRLGLALKVIGDDETVAAHTGINIAGVKLALFAVSATIITLVGAIQAPRWTYVEPSIVFNPTISFLTLIMALLGGANRLWGPALGAIPLFLLFEWLSANFPNHYSIILGLLFIAIVFVVPRGVLAGVEDGWKHLKRRGEAA, encoded by the coding sequence ATGACCCGCACTATTCTCGTTTCTATTCTTGTTGTCCTCGGCCTCGCGGCTCTGGCCTGGATGCCAACTCAGCTCGGCGCCTATGGAGTTGGCCTGTTGCTGGGCATGACCGGCTATGTCGCGCTGGCCAGCGCCTGGGCGCTGTTCTCGGGGCCGACCCGCTATGTGTCGCTGGCCACGGTCGCCTTTTTCGGCATTGGTGCCTACACGGTGGCGGTCCTGAGCGAAACCTTGCCTTACTGGGCGGTGTTGATGGCGGCGGCTGCGATTGGCCTTGCCGTGGCGCTCATCGTGGGGCTCGCGACCCTCAGGCTCGCAGGCGTCTATTTCGTCATCTTCACCTTCGGTCTGGCCGAGCTCATCCGCCAGCTCGTCACCTGGTATGAGGTCAATATCACCGGCACGCTTGGTCGCTATATCTTCCTGCCTATCACAGCCGAGCAGATCTATTGGCAATTGCTGGCCATTGCGGCGGTGACCATCGCCATTGGCTGGTTGATCTCCCGGTCGCGGCTCGGCCTTGCCCTCAAGGTCATTGGCGATGACGAGACCGTTGCTGCTCATACCGGCATCAACATTGCCGGTGTGAAACTCGCGCTCTTTGCGGTCAGCGCTACAATCATCACGCTGGTCGGCGCCATTCAGGCGCCGCGCTGGACCTATGTCGAGCCCTCGATCGTCTTCAATCCGACTATCTCCTTCCTGACGCTGATCATGGCGCTCTTGGGTGGAGCCAACCGGCTATGGGGTCCGGCTTTGGGGGCCATCCCGCTCTTCCTGCTGTTCGAATGGCTCAGCGCCAACTTTCCCAACCACTATTCGATCATCCTCGGCCTTCTCTTCATCGCCATCGTCTTCGTGGTGCCGCGCGGTGTGCTCGCAGGTGTCGAGGATGGATGGAAACACCTCAAACGCAGGGGGGAGGCCGCCTAA
- a CDS encoding ABC transporter ATP-binding protein translates to MLETQNLSLRYGRHLALHDISIRIAEGETVVILGANGAGKSSLLKAIAGPAKAEMGSNVLLDSKSILGTKPHLIPEAGIALVPEGRGVFGDLSVEENLLLGANPKRARSGETERNALIYDLFPRLAERKSQLVRTMSGGEQQMVAIGRALMSNPRFLMLDEPSLGLAPIVVTELFNALRRVKETGVGLLLVEQNVSISLSISDRGYLMEAGRIVGENSAEALKTDPAVQQAFLGGAAA, encoded by the coding sequence ATGCTTGAGACCCAAAACCTCTCGCTGCGCTATGGCCGCCATCTGGCGCTCCACGACATCAGCATCCGCATTGCCGAAGGCGAAACGGTCGTCATTCTTGGGGCCAATGGTGCGGGGAAGTCCTCGCTGCTCAAGGCCATTGCGGGCCCGGCAAAGGCCGAGATGGGTTCCAATGTTCTGCTCGACAGCAAGTCTATCCTGGGCACCAAACCGCATCTCATTCCCGAGGCTGGGATTGCGCTGGTGCCCGAGGGGCGCGGGGTCTTTGGTGACCTCAGCGTTGAGGAGAACCTGCTTCTGGGTGCCAATCCGAAGCGTGCCCGCTCCGGCGAAACTGAGCGCAATGCGCTGATCTATGATCTTTTTCCGCGCCTTGCCGAACGCAAGAGCCAGCTGGTGCGCACCATGTCGGGGGGCGAACAGCAGATGGTGGCCATCGGTCGGGCGCTGATGAGCAATCCGAGATTTCTCATGCTCGATGAGCCGAGTCTTGGCCTGGCGCCAATCGTCGTGACCGAGCTGTTCAATGCGCTCCGCCGCGTCAAGGAAACGGGCGTCGGGCTGCTTTTGGTCGAGCAAAATGTCTCGATTTCTCTATCGATTTCCGACCGCGGCTATCTCATGGAGGCGGGCCGCATTGTGGGTGAAAATTCTGCCGAGGCACTCAAGACCGATCCGGCAGTGCAACAGGCCTTCCTTGGCGGCGCGGCCGCATAA
- a CDS encoding IclR family transcriptional regulator — protein MAQQLNNSVARAFEILRLLGRGRPRIGVSDLTRELGLNAITAHRFLKTLEAEGALVQVAKGSYRLGYSLVDLGDRARDEDRLGQWLQPVLDDLTAELGEASMATIYQAGKVVCIARAMPPRSLSVDIRVGDRLEAYCTAHGKMWLAHVSPSERARYLASVRLDALTGRTITHRAQLQHEIDTSRQRGISFNLGEREDGITAVAAPVLAESGRMVAGLSVFGPSTRMDLVAMKRAEKLLVSATEDARAILYGRSTST, from the coding sequence ATGGCGCAGCAGCTGAACAATTCAGTGGCGCGGGCTTTTGAGATTCTGCGTTTGCTGGGGCGTGGACGGCCTCGAATAGGGGTTTCCGACCTGACGCGAGAGTTGGGGCTGAACGCCATTACCGCACACCGATTTCTCAAGACGCTGGAGGCCGAGGGCGCGCTGGTGCAGGTCGCCAAGGGCAGCTACCGCCTCGGCTATTCCCTGGTCGATCTGGGTGATCGGGCGCGCGACGAAGACCGACTGGGCCAGTGGCTGCAGCCGGTGCTCGACGACCTCACGGCCGAACTTGGGGAAGCCAGCATGGCTACGATCTATCAGGCTGGCAAGGTGGTCTGTATAGCGCGTGCCATGCCGCCACGTTCCTTGTCGGTCGATATTCGTGTTGGCGACCGACTTGAGGCCTATTGCACTGCCCATGGAAAAATGTGGTTGGCGCATGTCAGCCCCAGCGAACGGGCGCGCTATCTCGCCAGTGTGCGCCTCGATGCCTTGACCGGCCGAACCATCACCCACCGTGCCCAGCTTCAGCATGAGATCGACACGAGCCGTCAGCGCGGGATCTCGTTCAATCTGGGTGAGCGAGAGGATGGCATCACGGCAGTCGCCGCACCGGTCCTGGCAGAATCCGGTCGGATGGTTGCAGGTCTTTCGGTATTCGGCCCGAGTACGCGAATGGATCTGGTAGCAATGAAGCGCGCCGAGAAATTGCTGGTGTCGGCAACGGAAGACGCCAGGGCCATATTGTACGGCAGATCAACGTCGACCTAG
- a CDS encoding thiamine pyrophosphate-requiring protein, with amino-acid sequence MHTDTPSLTAGGALLARLKAIGVDYIFANSGTDFPPIIEGLAEATAKSVPLPEALVMPHEGAAMGMAHGYYLATGRSQAVMAHTNVGLANCAIGAINAAVENIPVLLFSGRTPTTEQGRFGARTVPIGWGQEMRDQTALVREASKWDYELRFPEQVGELADRAYAIANSTPKGPVYVALPREVLCEGYDGPDVARPLSMQPAPISADHRQIAALAERVATAKFPVIVAQHGAGNAEAFAALSAMVERWAIPVCQYWAVQLALPTDHPMNAGGNPAPLLAEADLVIVLDSLAPWSQQAHAARDDAFVVHIGADPLKARTPIRNFRSDLSIASELPDAILALAAALEQHLPGSQVEARRTGIIARNSQTRQSALAKAEAGRDGVMSADYVAKTVSDAIAGRNAILLSERGCPMGAMRLAHFQAWYQEPHAGGLGWSFPAALGMQLADRDRLVVATMGDGSYMFANPVACHQIAEALELPLLVIIMNNNEWAAVRHSVTDIYPNGYAAKANQMPLTALNPSPDFVQVARASRAFAARVTNANELDEALKAALAHISEKRSLALLDVTMRN; translated from the coding sequence ATGCATACAGACACCCCTTCCCTAACCGCTGGCGGCGCTTTGCTGGCGCGGCTCAAGGCCATCGGCGTCGACTATATCTTCGCCAATTCCGGCACCGATTTTCCGCCCATTATCGAGGGCCTGGCGGAGGCGACCGCCAAGAGCGTGCCGCTGCCCGAGGCCCTGGTCATGCCGCATGAAGGCGCGGCCATGGGTATGGCGCATGGATACTACCTAGCCACGGGCAGATCGCAGGCGGTCATGGCCCACACCAATGTGGGCCTGGCCAATTGCGCCATCGGCGCCATCAATGCGGCGGTCGAGAATATTCCGGTGCTTCTGTTTTCAGGCCGCACGCCGACCACTGAGCAGGGTCGGTTCGGCGCTCGCACCGTGCCCATTGGCTGGGGGCAGGAAATGCGCGACCAGACCGCTCTCGTCCGAGAGGCAAGCAAGTGGGACTATGAGCTGCGCTTCCCTGAACAAGTGGGCGAGTTGGCCGACCGTGCCTATGCGATCGCCAATTCCACACCCAAAGGACCGGTCTATGTCGCCCTTCCCCGCGAGGTGCTGTGCGAAGGCTATGACGGACCAGATGTTGCGCGTCCACTCAGCATGCAGCCAGCGCCGATCTCGGCCGACCACCGGCAGATTGCGGCTCTTGCGGAGCGCGTTGCGACAGCAAAGTTCCCGGTGATCGTCGCACAGCATGGCGCCGGCAATGCCGAGGCCTTTGCCGCCCTCTCGGCCATGGTTGAGCGCTGGGCCATACCGGTATGCCAGTACTGGGCAGTGCAGCTTGCTTTGCCGACGGATCACCCCATGAATGCGGGTGGCAATCCGGCACCTTTGCTTGCCGAGGCCGATCTCGTCATCGTGCTCGACAGTCTGGCGCCGTGGTCGCAGCAGGCGCATGCGGCCAGGGACGATGCCTTCGTCGTCCATATTGGCGCCGATCCGCTCAAGGCCCGGACGCCGATCCGAAATTTCCGATCGGACCTCAGTATTGCCAGCGAACTGCCCGATGCGATCCTGGCACTGGCGGCGGCGCTCGAGCAGCACCTGCCCGGTTCGCAGGTCGAAGCCCGCCGTACCGGCATCATCGCCCGCAACAGCCAGACCCGGCAGTCCGCTCTGGCCAAGGCTGAGGCCGGCCGCGATGGGGTGATGAGCGCCGATTATGTCGCCAAGACCGTTTCCGACGCCATTGCCGGCCGGAACGCCATCCTCCTGTCCGAGCGCGGCTGCCCGATGGGCGCGATGAGACTTGCCCATTTCCAGGCCTGGTATCAGGAGCCGCATGCCGGCGGGCTTGGCTGGTCCTTCCCGGCCGCTCTGGGCATGCAGCTGGCCGATCGCGACAGGCTCGTCGTCGCCACCATGGGCGATGGCTCCTACATGTTCGCCAATCCGGTCGCCTGCCACCAGATAGCGGAAGCACTCGAGCTGCCTCTACTGGTCATCATCATGAACAACAATGAATGGGCTGCCGTGCGCCATTCGGTCACCGACATCTACCCAAATGGCTATGCGGCCAAGGCTAACCAGATGCCGCTGACGGCGCTCAATCCCAGCCCCGATTTCGTGCAGGTGGCACGCGCCAGTCGCGCCTTTGCGGCCAGGGTTACCAACGCCAACGAACTCGATGAGGCGCTGAAGGCGGCCCTCGCCCATATCTCCGAGAAGCGCAGCCTGGCGCTGCTCGACGTCACAATGCGCAATTGA
- a CDS encoding ABC-F family ATP-binding cassette domain-containing protein, translating into MPSVTLSHLTCTGPDGRTLFSDLDLSFGAGRTGLVGRNGVGKTTLLRLVAGELTPAAGTVSVSGRMGLLRQAVQPAADETIADLFGVREDLALLERAAAGLADSAELAEADWTLEARLGEALAALKLDVGPGTLLSTLSGGQRTRAALAALVFDEPDLILLDEPTNNLDAEGREAVAGLLESWRGAAIVISHDRTLLDTMDAIVELTSLSASTYGGNWSHYRERKALELAAAQHDLTVAERQVRDASRTAQENRERQDRRDAGGRRKAAKGDMPKILLGGLKRRAEATAGGIDRLAEKQADAAHAQAAGARARIEVLAPFAIRLVPSGLPAGKVVLRASDLWGGYEKDRPLIRAFSMDLIGPERVAITGPNGVGKTTLLRLLTGEMEPLSGAVQVGGAMVLLDQQVGLLDRSQSIVDNFRRLNPESSVNDCRAVLAAFKFRNDAALQVVGTLSGGEMLRAGLACVLGGKTPPMLVVLDEPTNHLDIEAIEVVEAGLRAYDGALLVISHDRAFLDAIGVEREVVLG; encoded by the coding sequence ATGCCTTCCGTGACGCTGTCGCACCTGACCTGTACCGGCCCTGACGGCCGGACGCTCTTCTCCGATCTCGATCTCAGCTTTGGTGCCGGACGCACCGGACTTGTCGGCCGCAACGGCGTTGGCAAGACCACGCTTTTGCGCCTTGTTGCCGGTGAACTGACCCCCGCTGCCGGAACGGTCAGCGTTTCGGGCCGGATGGGCCTGTTGCGGCAGGCGGTGCAGCCGGCGGCCGATGAAACCATCGCCGATCTGTTTGGGGTGCGCGAGGACCTGGCCCTGTTGGAGAGGGCCGCCGCCGGCCTGGCCGACAGTGCTGAGCTGGCGGAGGCCGACTGGACGCTGGAGGCACGATTGGGCGAGGCGCTTGCAGCGCTCAAGCTGGACGTGGGCCCTGGCACGCTGCTCTCGACCCTTTCGGGTGGCCAGCGGACGCGGGCGGCATTGGCCGCATTGGTGTTCGATGAACCGGACCTGATCCTGCTGGACGAGCCGACCAACAATCTCGATGCCGAGGGGCGGGAGGCGGTGGCCGGGCTGCTGGAGAGCTGGCGCGGTGCGGCCATCGTCATCAGTCACGACCGGACCCTGCTCGACACAATGGACGCCATTGTCGAGCTCACAAGCCTGAGCGCCAGCACCTATGGCGGCAACTGGAGCCATTATCGTGAGCGCAAGGCACTCGAGCTCGCTGCCGCGCAGCACGATCTCACCGTGGCCGAGCGGCAGGTGCGAGACGCTTCCAGGACCGCGCAGGAGAACAGGGAGCGGCAGGACCGTCGAGACGCCGGCGGCCGGCGCAAGGCGGCCAAGGGCGACATGCCCAAGATCCTGCTTGGTGGGTTGAAACGGCGGGCCGAAGCCACGGCCGGCGGGATCGACCGGCTGGCAGAAAAGCAGGCCGATGCGGCACACGCGCAGGCGGCGGGGGCCCGGGCCAGGATCGAGGTCCTGGCGCCCTTTGCAATAAGGCTCGTGCCGAGCGGCCTACCTGCGGGCAAGGTCGTGCTGCGGGCCAGTGATCTATGGGGCGGATATGAAAAGGATCGCCCGCTGATCCGTGCCTTTTCCATGGATTTGATCGGCCCCGAGCGGGTGGCGATCACCGGTCCGAACGGGGTGGGAAAAACAACGCTGCTCAGGCTGCTGACGGGCGAAATGGAGCCGTTGTCGGGGGCGGTGCAGGTTGGCGGGGCGATGGTCCTGCTCGACCAGCAGGTCGGTCTGCTCGACCGCAGCCAGAGCATTGTCGACAATTTCCGGCGGCTCAATCCGGAGAGTTCGGTCAATGACTGCCGCGCCGTGCTGGCGGCCTTCAAGTTCCGCAATGACGCGGCACTGCAGGTGGTGGGCACGCTGAGCGGCGGTGAGATGCTGCGTGCCGGGCTGGCCTGCGTCCTGGGCGGCAAGACGCCACCCATGCTGGTGGTGCTGGACGAGCCGACCAACCATCTCGACATCGAGGCGATCGAAGTGGTCGAGGCAGGACTGCGTGCTTATGACGGCGCGCTGCTGGTCATCAGCCATGACCGGGCGTTTCTCGATGCGATCGGCGTGGAGCGGGAGGTGGTGCTGGGGTGA
- a CDS encoding SDR family NAD(P)-dependent oxidoreductase — translation MGLLGGKVAVITGGAGSIGAATARLMLAEGARIVLSDLDLAALERARAALPDGDVLLVAADVSRPEDVAALAVRAKDRFGGVDVVFSNAGNFGTVAPIADYPLETFEAVHAVHVRGAFLMAKHFSPLMRSGGSFVITSSVAATRGDPGVYAYVTANVTAKHAQVGLMRCLAKELAPRNIRVNTVHPGPIDNDFQLRVERGLGAEIGRDGTEFFNEIIPMGRHGSAEEVARAVMFLASDMSSFTTGAMIMADGGMSA, via the coding sequence ATGGGCCTGCTTGGGGGAAAAGTCGCCGTCATCACCGGTGGCGCCGGTTCGATCGGCGCCGCCACCGCGCGGCTTATGTTGGCGGAAGGGGCGCGGATCGTCCTCTCTGACCTCGACCTTGCCGCGCTGGAAAGGGCCCGCGCCGCCCTGCCGGATGGCGACGTACTGCTGGTGGCGGCCGACGTCTCACGGCCCGAGGATGTGGCGGCGCTGGCGGTCCGGGCCAAGGATCGTTTTGGGGGTGTTGACGTAGTGTTTTCAAATGCCGGCAATTTCGGCACGGTTGCGCCGATTGCCGACTATCCGCTTGAGACGTTCGAGGCCGTCCATGCCGTGCATGTACGAGGGGCCTTCCTGATGGCAAAGCACTTCAGCCCGCTCATGCGATCGGGCGGCAGTTTCGTCATTACCTCCAGCGTGGCGGCAACGCGCGGCGATCCGGGTGTCTATGCCTATGTTACAGCCAATGTTACAGCCAAGCATGCCCAGGTGGGGCTGATGCGGTGCCTCGCAAAGGAACTGGCGCCGCGCAATATTCGCGTCAACACCGTGCATCCCGGACCCATCGACAATGACTTCCAATTGCGGGTGGAACGGGGGCTCGGCGCCGAAATTGGCCGCGATGGGACAGAGTTCTTCAACGAGATTATCCCCATGGGCCGCCATGGCAGCGCCGAGGAAGTGGCCCGCGCCGTGATGTTCCTTGCGTCCGACATGTCGAGCTTTACGACCGGCGCGATGATCATGGCCGATGGCGGAATGAGCGCGTGA
- a CDS encoding LysE family translocator yields MDLFTLAAFTIAYAIAVLVPGPGVAAVVARALGGGFKGAFPMVLGILAGDLVYFFFAVFGLAAIATWFGPVFVIVRWAGAAYLLYIAWKFWTARPGSEQMKPRNEDPWRTFLAGFSLTMGNPKTIVFYLAILPTVVPLGEMNPVAFVELTSIVIVVLLLIGCGYAWLASAAREMFRSEKALGRLNKTAGAMMAGAAGLVVMQH; encoded by the coding sequence ATGGACCTCTTCACCCTCGCCGCATTCACCATCGCCTATGCCATTGCCGTACTCGTGCCGGGTCCGGGCGTGGCCGCCGTGGTGGCCCGCGCCCTTGGTGGCGGATTCAAGGGGGCGTTCCCAATGGTGCTTGGCATCCTGGCCGGGGACCTGGTCTATTTCTTCTTTGCCGTCTTTGGCCTGGCCGCCATTGCCACCTGGTTCGGCCCTGTCTTCGTCATTGTGCGTTGGGCCGGTGCTGCCTACCTGCTCTACATCGCCTGGAAGTTCTGGACCGCCCGCCCCGGCTCCGAACAGATGAAGCCGCGCAATGAAGACCCCTGGAGGACCTTCCTCGCCGGCTTCTCGCTGACCATGGGCAATCCCAAGACCATCGTCTTCTACCTTGCCATCCTGCCCACCGTCGTGCCGCTGGGCGAGATGAACCCTGTGGCCTTTGTCGAACTGACGAGCATCGTGATTGTGGTGCTGCTGCTCATCGGCTGCGGCTATGCCTGGCTGGCCTCGGCGGCACGCGAGATGTTCCGCAGCGAAAAGGCCCTCGGACGCCTCAACAAGACTGCGGGCGCCATGATGGCCGGCGCGGCGGGCCTGGTGGTCATGCAGCACTGA
- a CDS encoding ABC transporter ATP-binding protein: MTTLLDIRTLRKQFGGLTAVNEVSFTVAEGETVALLGPNGSGKTTVLNMISGALAPTSGRITLSGQSIGGLAPNRIAHKGVARTFQLVRILPSLTVAENVVAALAFRPNHLWGRAAEERAEELLAEVGLGGRGGEHANDLTYIDQKRMELARALAAEPRLLLLDEWLSGLNPTELRTGIDLITALSRRGMTVLLVEHIMEAVRALCSRAVVMNVGTKIADGPTADVLADPAVISAYLGEGHA, from the coding sequence ATGACTACGCTTCTCGATATCAGGACCCTGCGGAAGCAGTTCGGCGGCCTTACGGCGGTCAACGAGGTGAGCTTCACGGTGGCCGAGGGCGAAACTGTCGCGCTGCTCGGGCCCAATGGCTCGGGCAAAACCACAGTGCTCAACATGATCTCCGGCGCACTCGCGCCGACGTCTGGCAGGATTACACTTTCGGGGCAATCCATTGGCGGGCTTGCCCCAAACCGGATTGCCCATAAGGGTGTGGCGCGTACCTTCCAGCTTGTGCGCATCCTGCCTTCGCTGACCGTGGCCGAAAACGTCGTCGCGGCGCTCGCCTTCCGCCCCAATCATCTGTGGGGGCGGGCAGCGGAAGAACGCGCCGAGGAGTTGCTCGCCGAAGTCGGCCTGGGTGGGCGTGGTGGCGAACATGCAAATGACCTGACCTATATCGACCAAAAGCGCATGGAACTGGCGCGGGCCCTGGCCGCCGAGCCTCGCCTGCTACTGCTGGACGAATGGCTTTCTGGTCTGAACCCGACCGAATTGCGTACCGGCATCGATCTGATCACAGCGCTCAGCAGACGCGGCATGACCGTACTGCTCGTCGAGCACATCATGGAGGCGGTGCGGGCGTTGTGCAGCCGGGCCGTGGTGATGAATGTCGGTACAAAAATCGCTGACGGTCCGACCGCCGATGTGCTGGCTGACCCCGCCGTGATTTCCGCCTATCTGGGAGAGGGCCATGCTTGA